Proteins encoded by one window of Kwoniella shivajii chromosome 8, complete sequence:
- a CDS encoding methionine-tRNA ligase, beta subunit, translated as MSSVAEFVAAAERADPTLTGSNDKDKAEITKLVYQTEGYVNDLSALNEKLTPLTYLYSNYPSSADVSLYAHLHPTLISASSTQHPQQPSLLRYFLQIQSLEPVQSAQKSLPNSFPSLDIDLSSLPTPERKAPPPKVKKDKKPAAAADASAGGVTETVTGAVSAAVGAATSAATTVAETAVSAATSVKEAVVGPSTPAAVPEGKKKEKKEKKEKPAKNQPAAKEEPTGPLPSMIDMRVGRVLDVKRHPDADSLYVETIDVGEEEPRTVCSGLVKYMSEDQIRGATIVVICNLKPVTMRGVKSFAMLLCASSKEGKEEGGVEFVLPPDGSQPGERIYFEGEKYENATPEAQLNPKKKVFETIQPGFITLDTREAAWIDPETKTVHKIRTKDGHLKAQSMIGASLS; from the exons ATGTCTTCCGTAGCTGAATTCGTAGCTGCAGCCGAACGAGCTGATCCAACTTTGACCGGATCAAACgataaagataaagctgaaatcaCAAAGCTTGTTTATCAGACCGAAGGTTATGTGAATGACTTATCT GCCCTCAATGAGAAACTCACTCCCTTGACTTACCTCTATTCCAACTACCCTTCTTCAGCGGATGTAAGCTTATATGCCCATCTTCACCCTACTTTG ATCTCTGCATCGTCTACTCAACACCCTCAACAACCTTCTCTACTTCGATATTTCCTTCAAATCCAATCATTAGAACCTGttcaatcagctcaaaaaTCATTACCCAATTCGTTCCCATCTTTAGATATCGatctatcttctttacctactCCCGAACGAAAAGCCCCTCCACCtaaagtgaagaaggataagaaacCTGCGGCTGCCGCTGATGCTAGTGCAGGAGGTGTGACTGAGACTGTTACAGGAGCTGTATCAGCCGCCGTTGGGGCTGCCACTTCCGCTGCTACAACGGTAGCTGAAACTGCCGTCAGCGCAGCTacatcagtcaaagaagctgtcGTAGGACCAAGTACACCTGCTGCTGTACcggaaggaaagaagaaggaaaagaaagagaaaaaagagaaaccAGCTAAAAATCAACCTGCCGCTAAAGAAGAACCTACAGGTCCTCTACCAAGTATGATAGATATGAGAGTCGGTAGAGTGTTAGATG TGAAAAGACATCCTGATGCAGATAGTTTATACGTTGAAACCATTGATGTTGGAGAAGAGGAACCTAGAACTGTGTGTTCAGGTTTGGTCAAATACATGTCAGAAGACCAAATCAGAGGTGCGACCATTGTCGTCATC TGCAACCTGAAACCCGTCACCATGAGAGGAGTCAAATCCTTCGCGATGCTTTTATGTGCATCTTCAaaggaaggtaaagaagaaggtggtgttgAATTTGTTTTACCCCCAGATGGATCTCAACCTGGGGAGAGGATCTATTTCGAAGGCGAGAAATACGAGA ATGCTACACCTGAAGCCCAATTGAacccaaagaagaaagtcttCGAGACTATCCAACCTGGATTCATCACTCTTGACACCAGAGAAGCTGCATGGATCGATCCTGAAACCAAGACTGTTCATAAAATCAGAACCAAAGATGGTCATCTGAAGGCACAAAGTATGATCGGGGCTAGTTTGTCATAG